TACCGCGCACTTCGAGTTCGACCTGAGCACCAGTTCGAGCTTCAAGGCCGGCGATGCGGTCACCTGGTACCTGCAGGTCAAGAACGGCAATAGCTGGACGACGATCGAGTCCGGCACCAGCACCGGCCACATCACGACCGGCGATCACGGCGCGGGCCAGTATCGCCTGGATTTCGATGTCCAGGACAACACCAACAACAACTCGAACGCGTCCATCAGCGTGGACAACTTCTTGCTGGTCGATCACCTCTACGTCACCGGTCCCACCGGCGAAGTGGACATCGTGCTGCAGCCGGGCGACCTGACCACGGCCCTGAACGGCGGCGGATCGCATTCCGATCCCAACGCGGTCGGCGCCGATACGATCAATGGCGGTGATGGCAACGACATCATCTTCGGCGATACGATCAACACGGACGCGCTGAACTCGACGCAGCATCCGGCCGGCACGCACAACGGCCAGGGCCTGCAAGGGCTGTTGGATTACCTGACCGATACGCTGGGCCATGCTCCCACGTCGAGCGATGTCTACAACTACGTCAGCCAGCATAGCGATACGCTGAACGTGGGCGGCGACACGCGCGGCGGAAACGATACGATCCACGGCGGCAACGGTAACGACACCATCTACGGCCAGGGCGGCAACGACACCCTGTACGGCGATGCGGGCAACGATACCCTGGTGGGCGGCGCGGGCAACGACACGTTGTACGGCGGCGATGGCAGCGACACCTTCAAGTGGTCGCTGCACGACGGCGGCACGACGGCCAACCCCGCTGTCGATACCATCATGGACTTCGATACCCGCGCCGCGTCCGCCGGCGGCGATGTCCTGGACCTGCACGAGCTGCTGAACAACCCGGCCGACGGCGACCTGTCCAAGTACCTGCACTTCTCGAAGAGCGGTACGGATACGGTCATCAACGTCAGCACCACGGGCGGTGCGGCGCAACAGGCCTTCGACCAGAAGATCGTGCTGCACGGCGTGGATCTGACCAACGGTGGCAGCCTGCAGAACGACCAGGCCATCATCAACGATCTGATCCAGAAGGGTAAGCTGCATGGCCACAGCTGATCGCTAGCGGGGGCCGCGCTCCCGGACGGCCCCGGCGACGGGGACCGTCCGGGTTGGTCTTACAATATGTTTCATGCTTAACCCCACCTCTTCGCGCGCCGTCCGGGCCTGGGCCAGGGCGGCTTTCTTCTGCCTGCTGTTCGGGTGGGGAATCAGCGGCGCGCTGGAGCTGGACACCGCGCGGTTGGAGCAGGTCGCGGCCAGCCGGTATGGCAGCAAGGGGGCGCACGCGGTCGCGGCCTGGCTGCAATTGCTGCAAGACGACAGGGCGCTGGACGAGCCGGACAAACTGACCAGCGTGAATACCTTCTGGAACCGGAGGCTGTTGCAGGCCGAGGACCAGACGATATGGGGACAGGCCGATTACTGGGCCACGCCGCTGGAGGCGCTGGGCAAGGGCGCCGGCGACTGCGAAGACTTCGTCATCGGCAAGTATTTTTCGTTGATCAAATTGGGCGTGCCGACCAGCAAGCTCCGTTTCGTGTATGTGCGCGCGCGCATCGGTGGGCCGGAAAGCAGCGAGCAGATCGCTCACATGGTGCTGGCCTACTATCCGACCGCCAATTCGGTGCCGCTGGTGCTGGACAGCCTGATATCCGATATCCTGCCCGCCAGTCAGCGCAGGGATCTGACACCCGTATTCAGTTTCAATGCCGACGGCGTGTACGTCGACGGCAAACATGCCGCCCCGGTCGATCGTATCGGCCGCTGGCGCGATCTGCTTCAGCGCATGGCGCGTGAAGGCATCCGGCAATAGGCGTTGCAGGAATTCATCCATGTCCATACTTCGACAACTACTGCTCAGTATCACCATCGCCATCGCGATCATCCTGCTCGGCACCCTGGCGCTGAGCGTGACCGCGGCGCGCGATTACCTGGCCGGCCAATTGCAGGTACAGAGCAGCGATGCGGCCGTATCCCTGGCGCTATCGCTCTCGCAGCCCGCGAACAGTTCGCGCGTGACGCAGGAACTGCTGGTGTCCGCGCTGTATGACGGCGGGCATTTTTCGCTGGTGCGGCTGACCGATCCCCAGGGCCAGATCATCATCGAACGCAGCGGCCAGAGCGCGGCGACGGCGGTGCCCGGCTGGTTCCAGCGGCTGGTTTCCTTGTCCGCCAAATCCGCCAGCCACGTGGTGACCGACGGTTGGCGCCAGATCGGCGAGGTCACGCTGACGGCCAATGACGCCTATGCCTGGGAGACGCTGTGGGCGAGCAGCCTGCAGATGATCCTGGTCATCGTCGCGGCGGGCCTGGTCTGGGCCTTGTTCGCTTTTGCCCTGGTGCGGTGGATCGAAAAGCGCCTGCTGGCCGAGGTAGGCGAACATATGCGCGCGATCGGCCGCGGGCAGTTCGGCGGGGCGCTGACCGCGCGCGTGCCGGAATTGTCGGGCATCACGGAGGCCCTGAACGAGACGCGCGAGCAACTGCGCGCCACGGCCGAGGAACAGACGGCGCGCATCGAATCCCTGGAGATCGAGGTCAACCAGGACGCGGTTACCGGACTGGCCAACCGCAAGTACTTCATCAACGAATTCCTGCGTGCCGTCGATAAGAGCCCCGGCAGGCCGGACGCGCAACGCGGGACGGAATCGGAAGACGGCCACGTGCTGGTGTTCCGCCAGCGCGACCTGGCGGCGATCAATCGCCACATGCCCCGTGATTTCGTCGACCAATGGCTGGCCGGCCTGGGGAGCAGGGTGGCGGCCCTGCTCGACCAATTCCAGCTCAACAATACGCTGGTCGCGCGCCTGAACGGCTCGGACTTCGCCTTGCTGATGCCCGGCTGCGCCGCGCCGACCGCCATGCTGGTGGCCGAGCGCCTGCGCAACGAGCTGCGCGAGGCGCGCATTCCGGTCGGCGAGGGCGGGCTTTGCCGCTGGGCCCTGGGCATGACGGATTACCAGCGCGGCGACAAGGTCGGCGATCTGCTGGGACGCCTGGATTTCGCCTTGATGCGCGGCGAAAGCGCGGGCGACGATCACGTGCAGCTGGCGACGGACGATGCGCAGGCCTTGTCCGCGCATGGCGAATCGGCGTGGCGCCGGGCGATCGCCGACGGCATCGAGCGCCAGCGCTTTACGCTGGCGCTCGAACCCCTGCTGGCGCTGGATGGCTCCGTCATGCGGCAGGAAGCCACCCTGATGCTGCACAGCCAGGGATCGCCGGAACCGATTCCCGCCAAGCTGTTCATTCCGGCGGCGACACGCCTGGATCTGACCGCCGACTGCGATATCCAGGCCGTGCGCCTGGCAGTCAGCTGGCTGATGATGAACGAAGGCGACGTGACGGTGCGCATCGCGATGCCCTCGCTGTCGCATCCCAACTTCCTGCTGCAGGTCGAGCGGATGCTGGCCGAACGCAAGCAATTGGCGACGCGGCTGTACCTGGAAGTCGATGCGCACGCGGTGGTGGAGCGGCGCGATGCCGTGGCGGAGTTGTGCCGCATCGCGAACGACTGCGGCGCCCACGTCGGCGTGCGCCGCCTGGCGCAGCAGCTCAGCGCGGTCAGCCTGCTGCACAGCCTGTCGCTGGCCTATGTGAAACTGGGTGGAGGCTTCGTCACCGGCATGGCCCGCAGCCTGGGCAGCCAGCAACTGGCGGTCTCGGTGCTGGAAACCGCGCGCTCGCTGGGCATCCAGGTCTATGCGGAAGACGTGCCGGACGAGGCGACGCGCGGCATCCTGGCGAAGCTCGGCGTGACTGTGATGCGTGGGCCGGGCATCGTGGCGGCTCGAGGTGCGGCGTGAATCCCACCCGATGGTTCGGCAGGAAGTCAAAACAGCTCGTCGAGATTTAAAAGCCCGTGTCGCTGAAGTTGCATATCGTCCCGGTTCCAGGCGTTGCATCCGAATAGCCCAGGTGGGGAGAGGGTCGCATCCGGATAGGCCGCCGCCACGAACGTTTCAGCGGAGAGCCGGATGCGCAGTATATGGACTTATCAAACACTGGCGAACGGTTTATTGAGCAACGGGGTCATCGCCCTGGTGCCCGGCAAAGGTGAAGACCTATATGTGGCGACGACCGGGGGAATTTCGGGATCGGATACCCTGGGAGAATGGTGGAACCCGGCAGTGTTACGCCAGTCGAATAACTTCGACATCTGCGTCAATCAGGCTTCCGGGGTTCTGGTCTTCACCACAGTGGATTGCACGGGACTTGGGGTGCAACGATCGTTTGGCGGCGAGGTGCATTTCCTCACCCGCGAACGTGACGGACTGGCTTCGGACTGCATAAGATCGGTAAACATCGATCAGGCAGCGGCAGTGGCGGCCAATGATGAACTGGGGCCGGTGGTCATTTCGCACTACGACGGAAGCGGGGTGGGCGACCGCCTGGCGAGGACGCTATCCGTATATAAAGTCGAAACCGGGAAATGGCGGATGGTGGAACTCGCCGACGGCTTCAACATTCTGCGTGTCAGGTTTTTCTCCGGAAAAATCTATGCCTGCACGGAAGGTGGCCTCGCCATATCCGCCGACGGTGGCGAGCATTGGAGCTATATAGACAGGTTCTCCGCTCCGCCCAGATTGCCTTGGGCCGGTCAAGCCGCTTCCGGGGCACGGGTCAACGATATTCACATAGGCGTCGACGGGACCTGGTATATCCTGTGCCAATCGACAGTGTCATCCTGGCTATTGAAATCCAGCGATGGGGGGCGAACCTGCGAAATACTGTTGTCGAACCTGCAGGACGCCTACCAAACGATCGAGGCATCCCGCGACGACCTGTTTGTCCTTTCCTACAGCCGGCTGACGGTATTCAATACCCGCGAGAGTTCCGTAAAGATATTCCGGGATGCGAATGGTCTGAAGGTGGGCGCCTCGGTCGACTCGAACCATCGTTTCACTGTGCACGATGGCAGGGTTTTCATACCGACGGATGTCGGCGTCGCGGTCGCCGCGGCCGCCGACATCGCATCGTATCCTCCGCTTTGGCAGTACGCGACGACAGCCCGGGGTCTGCCGGATAACGCCGTGCTGTGTGTTTCCGGGTCGCCCAGCAAGCCGGGCGTGCCTGTGCTGGCGGGGACCCCAAGTGGCTTGGCGGCCAGCATCGATGGCGGGCAATCATGGGCCGGCCTGGACAGGCTGGGCAGCACTCTCTTGGGAAGGACGCGAATAAACGACCTATTCTATTGTTCGACGCCCACGACGCCTTTCTATGGCATCGCCGCCGACAACGGTTTTTTCTTCTGCAGTAATCCGCTTCTGCCCGGTGTGTCGGCGGCGCATTACACAACGCGGGATGGACTGGCGAGCAACCGAGTCGTCTGTGTCTTTGCCCGAATGTACACGTCCATGCAAGCGTGGGTTGGACATGACGGCGAAGGCCTTTCCTATTGCCTGGATGGAAAGTGGCATATCGCGAACAAGGATAGCGGTCTGGCCGGGAATCACGTCCTGAGTATCCGGCCAGGGTGGTACAAGGAAAAGCCGCGTCTGTACGCCTGTGGCTACGATAAAGATCCCTTCACGGGCGAGGAATCGGCGGCTTTGTCGTTTTCCGAAGATAACGGTAAAACCTGGGTTGCCGTCAGGCGGCTGTCCTGGCCCGTTGGCGTGCCTTACAGGCTGTTCGATGTATGCTCGGTCGATTATTCCAGCGACGTTCTCTATGGCCTGATTTGCAACAAGGCAGCCCATGATATTTGGTTCGCCAAATCGGTCGACGGGGGCGCTTCATGGGACACTGCCGGCGCCTTCATGCTGGACATCTACAAGCAGAGCGCCGGTTCGGCGCCGGACAGCAGTCCGAAGATCTATTCGGACACGCGGGGGCAATTTATATCGTTGCCGAATTCAATCTATTTCCCCGTGCCGGCTCAGAATTTCCTGCAGTGCGTGTATTGGCAAGACGGATTACGGCAAGGAAATGTCGGATCAACCTTCATTGACGCCGATGGGAACATATATCGGGGTAATGGATCGTCTGGTGTAGGTTTATCCAACGTGGCATATATGCCTTTCTACTATTGGGCAGGCCAGCCGGAGGGCTGAGGCGCCCAGCCGTTTTCCGGCCATGCGCCCGCCGCGATCGGTACCTATCTCCAGCGGATGGGCGCGGCTGGCGCCAGATGCGGGAACCTCTCCGTCGGACCTGCAGGCCCATCGCGCCGACCTGGCCAACCGCGTTATCGGAACGCGTCGCGTCTGGCGCCGGGCCGAGTCGGGACGAAATTCAACACTAAACCACCGTATTTAAAAGCTCTCTCGCGGCGACTTAAGTAGGCTCTCCATATCGCCGGCGCGTGTACGCATGCCCACCAGAGGAGCCTCGGGCTCGGCGTATCCGGATAGGTCCGGCCATACTCATCCTGCGTGGAGACTCGAATGCGAAATATATGGCGCTATCAGACCCAAGCTAATGGGTTGTCCAGCAACGCCGTTTCGGCTGTCGTGCCCGGGAAAGGCCAGGACGTGTATGCAGCCGCGGGCCCTGCGATCTGCTCATCGAGCGACCTTGGAACATTGTGGATTCCGCGGGTTCCCGGCCAGACGGGCGAGGGCGATATTTGCGTGAATCAGCATTCCGGCGCGCTGTTGTTTGCCGCCCCGGCCTGCGGCGGACTCGGGGTTCAAGCATCGCCGGACAGCGACCCGCGGATTCTTACCCGGGAGCATGATGGCCTGGCGACGAACTGCATAGGCAGTGTGGATATCGATCAGGCTGCGGCGATGCTGACGGATGACATCCTGGGACCGGTCGCCGTTACGTATTTTGCGGCCGAGTGGCCACCTGGCGACGAAATCTTCAATAGAACCGTATCGATATACAACGTCGAGACGAAGAAATGGCGGACGTCGGTGCTTCCCGACAATTTCATCACGTGGCGTGTCAGATACTTTGGCGGGAAAGTCTACGTTTGCACGGAGGGCGGGCTGGCCATATCGAGCGATGGCGGAGAGCATTGGACCTATAAGACAGAATTCAAAGCCCCCTCCAAACCGCCGAGTTTCGACAGCGCCTATGCGTACGAGGTCGATGACATTCATATCGATGCCGACGGAAGCTGGTACATATTATGTCGACGGGACCAGTCTGCATGGCTGTTGAAATCTGTCGACGATGGGCAGTCCTGGGAAATGCTCCTGACCATTGGCTATGATTTCTTCCGTACCCTCCATGCTTCCGCGGGGAATCTATTCGTCCTGGACGATAGGAACCTAAGGGTTATGGATAAGGAAAGGGAATCCGTGAAGCTTTTCGGCCCGACCAATGGGCTGGACCTGGGAGCCGGGGCGGGGGCAGCGGAAGATGCCGTCGATCGTTTCACCGTACAGGGCGGACAGGTCTTCATACCGACAAATGTCGGTAACGCGGTGGCCGCGACGGCGGATATCGACTCATACCCACCGCTTTGGCAGTATGCGACCACCGCCGAGGGTCTTCCGGGCAACGCCGTCCGCTGTGTGATGGGGTCGTCCTATCAACCCGAGGTGCCCGTCCTGGCGGGGACGAACACCGGGCTGGCCGCCAGCATCGATGGCGGAAATAGCTGGTCGAGCGTAGACAACCTGGGCACCACCTACCTGGGCCGGCGGCAAATCAATGATCTGTGCTACAGCCCCGGCCCGACGACGCCGTACTACGGGATCGCTACCGAGGACGCGGGCTTCTTCTTTTCCAGCAACCCGTTGCTGCAGGATGTTTCCGCGTCGCATTACACGGTTCGAGACGGACTGGCGAGCGACCG
Above is a genomic segment from Bordetella genomosp. 11 containing:
- a CDS encoding sialidase family protein; translation: MRSIWTYQTLANGLLSNGVIALVPGKGEDLYVATTGGISGSDTLGEWWNPAVLRQSNNFDICVNQASGVLVFTTVDCTGLGVQRSFGGEVHFLTRERDGLASDCIRSVNIDQAAAVAANDELGPVVISHYDGSGVGDRLARTLSVYKVETGKWRMVELADGFNILRVRFFSGKIYACTEGGLAISADGGEHWSYIDRFSAPPRLPWAGQAASGARVNDIHIGVDGTWYILCQSTVSSWLLKSSDGGRTCEILLSNLQDAYQTIEASRDDLFVLSYSRLTVFNTRESSVKIFRDANGLKVGASVDSNHRFTVHDGRVFIPTDVGVAVAAAADIASYPPLWQYATTARGLPDNAVLCVSGSPSKPGVPVLAGTPSGLAASIDGGQSWAGLDRLGSTLLGRTRINDLFYCSTPTTPFYGIAADNGFFFCSNPLLPGVSAAHYTTRDGLASNRVVCVFARMYTSMQAWVGHDGEGLSYCLDGKWHIANKDSGLAGNHVLSIRPGWYKEKPRLYACGYDKDPFTGEESAALSFSEDNGKTWVAVRRLSWPVGVPYRLFDVCSVDYSSDVLYGLICNKAAHDIWFAKSVDGGASWDTAGAFMLDIYKQSAGSAPDSSPKIYSDTRGQFISLPNSIYFPVPAQNFLQCVYWQDGLRQGNVGSTFIDADGNIYRGNGSSGVGLSNVAYMPFYYWAGQPEG
- a CDS encoding sialidase family protein; its protein translation is MRNIWRYQTQANGLSSNAVSAVVPGKGQDVYAAAGPAICSSSDLGTLWIPRVPGQTGEGDICVNQHSGALLFAAPACGGLGVQASPDSDPRILTREHDGLATNCIGSVDIDQAAAMLTDDILGPVAVTYFAAEWPPGDEIFNRTVSIYNVETKKWRTSVLPDNFITWRVRYFGGKVYVCTEGGLAISSDGGEHWTYKTEFKAPSKPPSFDSAYAYEVDDIHIDADGSWYILCRRDQSAWLLKSVDDGQSWEMLLTIGYDFFRTLHASAGNLFVLDDRNLRVMDKERESVKLFGPTNGLDLGAGAGAAEDAVDRFTVQGGQVFIPTNVGNAVAATADIDSYPPLWQYATTAEGLPGNAVRCVMGSSYQPEVPVLAGTNTGLAASIDGGNSWSSVDNLGTTYLGRRQINDLCYSPGPTTPYYGIATEDAGFFFSSNPLLQDVSASHYTVRDGLASDRVVCVFTRMHASMQAYLGHAGEGLSWYDGQKWRVVNTGNGLAGNYVTSIRSCWYKERTRLYVCGYDRNSTGEESAVLSFSDDGGVTWTGLKTLSWRLGDPYRLFDVWSPGYPGDALYGLICNREGHDIWWAKSVDGGASWKPDRLESPLDLYIPGTDPSNPSGGSPKISSDTRGVYISVPNSTAIVNLALNDWNYAFWQQGLRQGNAGAVFVDAAGRIYQGNGASGIALSDLAYVPFYDEYRR
- a CDS encoding bifunctional diguanylate cyclase/phosphodiesterase; amino-acid sequence: MSILRQLLLSITIAIAIILLGTLALSVTAARDYLAGQLQVQSSDAAVSLALSLSQPANSSRVTQELLVSALYDGGHFSLVRLTDPQGQIIIERSGQSAATAVPGWFQRLVSLSAKSASHVVTDGWRQIGEVTLTANDAYAWETLWASSLQMILVIVAAGLVWALFAFALVRWIEKRLLAEVGEHMRAIGRGQFGGALTARVPELSGITEALNETREQLRATAEEQTARIESLEIEVNQDAVTGLANRKYFINEFLRAVDKSPGRPDAQRGTESEDGHVLVFRQRDLAAINRHMPRDFVDQWLAGLGSRVAALLDQFQLNNTLVARLNGSDFALLMPGCAAPTAMLVAERLRNELREARIPVGEGGLCRWALGMTDYQRGDKVGDLLGRLDFALMRGESAGDDHVQLATDDAQALSAHGESAWRRAIADGIERQRFTLALEPLLALDGSVMRQEATLMLHSQGSPEPIPAKLFIPAATRLDLTADCDIQAVRLAVSWLMMNEGDVTVRIAMPSLSHPNFLLQVERMLAERKQLATRLYLEVDAHAVVERRDAVAELCRIANDCGAHVGVRRLAQQLSAVSLLHSLSLAYVKLGGGFVTGMARSLGSQQLAVSVLETARSLGIQVYAEDVPDEATRGILAKLGVTVMRGPGIVAARGAA
- a CDS encoding transglutaminase-like cysteine peptidase, whose product is MLNPTSSRAVRAWARAAFFCLLFGWGISGALELDTARLEQVAASRYGSKGAHAVAAWLQLLQDDRALDEPDKLTSVNTFWNRRLLQAEDQTIWGQADYWATPLEALGKGAGDCEDFVIGKYFSLIKLGVPTSKLRFVYVRARIGGPESSEQIAHMVLAYYPTANSVPLVLDSLISDILPASQRRDLTPVFSFNADGVYVDGKHAAPVDRIGRWRDLLQRMAREGIRQ